ATTTCACAGCCGGTTGATAAACGGGGTATTAACCTATTATTAAAATATGGATTATAACAAGCTGCAAGTTCCAAGTAGGTCGAATGATTCTTATTTACATTGACTCTGTTTCTTTGCAATCATCCGTTTTGAAATTGAGTTTTTTTTAAACCGGCTTTAATAATCACATATTCTCCTCAATCAGCTGAGCATGTCATGGTTTATTCCTCAGCAGCTGACTAGTTTAGCCACAAGGCTTATGAAATCGTATTCGCTTTCTGATTATACCGAATTCTAGAAAAATCTTCTGCCTCATGATCGAAAGCTTAGAAAGATCATAAGAGGTCGTTTTGATTAAGAaaactttttctcttttgttcgTGTCATTCatgtgatttttctttttcttgtggcCTTTTGGGAAAATTTCTTACCACTTTCGAATTCAATTGTACATATTCAGTTTGTTAATATGCATATTCTAAACTAagcaatttgaaaacaaattgttAATAAGATGGGAGGGAGTTCTATTCTAATCGGCTCTAGTATTATCAAAATTTGAGCTAGCCTGATCAGAGTTAGTTAACCTGATAGGTCCCGATAAGACAGTTTGCTAGAGCGCCTAATTTTGGCTTTAAAAGCGGAATTTTGCACAATTTGAGTTTATACTCTAGGTCCAATCGATTTGCTTCGGGCTCGATCCGAGCACATAAGCCTTTTAGAGAGGGAATGCTTGTAATGTGGTAAATGTAATACATCTGTAACTTAATCAAAAGTAGTTGATATATTTAGGTCTTGTTTTCACTTAGTTGAGAGGTTGCCACAACGATTTGTTTAAAATGAATTTCCTTTGGTTTCCAACTAAATTGAAAACTGAACTAAGTAAAAACAGAATCTTGATTCACTCTCCTGGTGGTCTTTTTTAATCACATTGCGATATTCTGTTTCTGGTGAACCTGTCATGGAAACTAAAGCAATATGTGAATTGTTATTCTCTTGTGTGTTCATGTCACTTTCtaataattaaaaaggaaaatgccTTGTCTcagtaaaagaaaaatgaaaaactctTGGAAATTTTTCTCTTTGAGAAAAagtatttacaataaaatgtcACGACGGATTTTATTCGTCAAATATCGGAAGAAATAAAAGGCAGCTTAAGATCATACATCGTAATTACGCAAAGAGTTACAATAGGAAGTGGAGTCTGTTACGGGTCTGTTATAACCGCCGTTTCGCGTGGAATTAAGCGACACGGACACCTTTTGTAACAATTTAAAATTCGATTAAGAGTCATTTTGATTTTCAACTCGCCGCTAAGTATAATTCGAGTGACAGATGTCGGGTTACCAGATGGAAATGATGTCTTTCTGGGAGCGAAGTGTCATCCTACATGCCTCATTTAGGCCGGCTCTATAAAGATTTCGATCACACACCAATTTAATGAATATTTCTGAGTGAACTGTGTTCCTTCGATTCTCCATTTTTATACTTAGAGTAGAGAAGAGTCAAGTAAAGCGCTCCATATCAGGCATTTAaccagtttttttaaaattatattatagAATTTGCATCTTCTTCAGTTCCGATCCAAGGAACAAAGCACGTGACACTGCCGACAAACAGCAAGGACATGGATCCCAAGGGAGCGGCTTCTTTGTTGGAAAACCGTCGAGTATCTGCGTCTGTCAGCGAGATAcgggatttatatagcgccctccAAGAACTTGTCCCAGGGAATGCGGCATCCTCACTGTCCCACCAAGTGGTTCCAGAGGAGGAAAATCCCAGGGGCGGAGTTTCTTCAAATCAAAGTTCTCCTCGACCGCGACGAAGAAGTCTACGCAATAGCATGACAGAACAGGGTGTTACACGCTCGACAAACAGCGAGGAAGAGTCCTTGTCAATGCGAGTAAGACGACTACTTCCAGTCCTTCCTCATTCGCCATCCAGCTTACGAAAGTTCAACCCCAAAAACAATCAAGCGCTTGACGTAAACGATAACCAAAGTGCGACGAAAGGCAAACGAACACCTGACATGGAAAGGCGTGGTTCCAGTGGCGAGGTCACGATAGACACAAAGACCAATCCAATTGGGAGACCTAATATGGGAAGGAGAGTGTCCAGCGGAGACGTTCTCCTTGGAGGACGCAACAATGAGAACAAGGAACCCAAAACTAATTTGGCAATGGTGAGGAGTGCCTCCAGTATTGATATTTACCGCGGAGGTGAAGAAAGGAAATCAAAAACGAAACCTCCGAGCCTGCTGAAATTGGACAGATTCTTCAATCCTCGCTTGATGGCCGGGAGAGGATCCGAGGGGCTTGTTATCCAGCCTAAAACCAACAAGCAAGAGAAAAAGCCCAGCCCCTTGAAAATGAGACGAAGTGGTTCTAGTAGTGACACCTTGGAAACGGAGACAACCAATACGACCAGGATATCTCAAAGTCCATTAACGTCGCCGTCACAAAACGAAGAATTAACTACGGCTGAGCAACCCCAAAACACAGTTCATTCGTCCCCAAGGCAAAAACCTTTGAAGAACGCATTGAACAAGTTTTCGGagtttttaaaagagaaaacacctTCACCCAGTCCAGAACCCAAAGAGCCAACTGCAGACATACAAGAAgctatcagccaatcagatgtCGTAGACGGACTGGCAAAGCCCAAGCCGCTTATCAGACTGGAGAGTCAGATGGATTTATTGCTAAATTCACTAAATGATCTCCAGGGTTCACCTAAGGAAAAACTTCATGTAAGCAATAGTGATCCTTTAAGGCAACTCGATCAGCGCCGCGCTAGCTTGGGAACGGAGATGCAGAAACTCTTAGGTGCCCTAAAGGATCTCTGCCCCAGCTCAGACTCAGATTCTCTCGGTGAGCATGAGCTGCGTTCGAGGAATGGATCTGTATCGTGTGAACGCATGACTGTTGAACGAGAATCTCTTGATGAACTGGAGGCGTACTTCACCGGGAAGTTGCGAGACGCCACGAAGGCGGGCGACAGGGCATCCAAAACACCTTCGGAGAGGTCTTCCGAATGCGAAGTTGTTCAGTCGGACAAAGAAGATGGCGAGGGAAATGAAACAAGCTTAGTGTTGTCAAACAAGAGAACTTCCCTGATTGTAGGAAGCGTCGATGAAGGTATCGACCTCACTGATCACCCGATCAATACCTCAGTGAAACGGCCGCAGTCGCAAAAAGATCGCGATCGATTCGCCAACCAAGTTAACAAAAAACTTCAGGATTGGCTTGAGAAAGCAATGATCTTAGcacagaaagaaaaggaaaacctgaaaacaaacgaaaactTTACGAATTCTGAAAGCGAGGAATTTAAGTTTGACTCACACGATTCAGACGAGAGCGATAGCAAAGACAAGGAGCCTCAAAAGCTCCGACGAAACCTCTTTAATAAATTGTCGTTCCTTCGCCGGGGGGAAAAATCTCGATGGAAACACAGACATCGAAGGACCAGGTCTATGCATGACGTCACAATTTCACTTGAGAAAGAACAAGAGAGCCAAGATGGCGAGGAAGGCAAGGAGTCTGAAACTACGACTGCGGATGTCGAACGAAAATCAAGCACGGTGACCAGGTCGCGATCCATGCACACTGTTGTGCAAACGCGAAACAAACACCGGTCGAGAAAGGAGGTGAATGAAGCAGAGGACGTGATGGCGGCTGAAACAGACACGAGTCTGCAATCGACTGCAAAAGGCTCTGAGCATGCGCGAGCGGAGTTGGGGGCTCCACGTTCTAGCAACGACTTGGGAGAGGAGACTGCATACGTAGAGACGCCCAAAGGAATAACGACCCCAAGATCGCAACAACCGGAGAGTAAAAACCTGAATGGTTCAATGTCAAAAAAGCGGTTGGGTCGTCTGCCAACGGACTTGCCGCTGTTCTATCACCCACGCGAGCAAAACTCTGGAGACACACAAGAAAACCCACAACAAACGACAACTGAGAGCCCCTCGCTGAATCGCAAGAAATTATTTTCGCAGAATGGCGTCATTTATACTGGAATGGAGGACAGTTTTTACACCGAAAAGAAAAGCGGGgataaaaaactgaaaaagactGCCAGCAACGCAGTGCCTTACCCTCGAATCCTTGTGAACGAGAGTTCAAATTACTTCTTCGGAGATAGGTATGTTGGAGAAGTGACACTGGTGTATCCGAGTTTATCTCCGCCGGGATCTTTGCGTCGATGTACCTCTATGGATAGTTTTTTACACACTAAAGATTTACATGATTGCCAAGGGCCGGAGTCGAGTCGTTCTTATCAGTACGGTAACGATTTACTGCCTGATGATGCAGGGAGCAATCATATGTTCAGACCACTGAGCGATGACCAGGCAATTCATTCTCCAACGCAGGCTCATATTTGGGACACAGAGGTGACAATCTGACGTTGATAATAAGCCGAATAATGGACTTTATtcacgcggcggccatattggccaaaGACAATAGATTTCATACCCCGAGCATCGAGTTGAAaggtttgggaacgagtttcggtgcgcaAAAACACAAGTTTCCAGTCCTCCGGGAttcaatatggccgccgtgtgactgGGAcctatgagaaaaaaaaaaaacagccaatAGCATGTTTTAATgctgaaacattaaaaaaaaacatctcttGATGGAATGGTTTTCATTCGTACATTGTAAACGTAGGCCCTCTAATCAATAATTTCAACGAGTCCTACAAGTTTCTTCAAGAAAGAAACGAAGAAAGTCACGAAAGATATTATTTCTATATCTTTATTTCGACTTATAAGTTATTGTTTCTTAGAAATGTAGAGAAAAAAACCTACCATAAAAATGGAATATTACATTAGTAAGTTACATGAGAGATTCATTAACCTTTACAAGGTTCAAGAAAaaagctaagaaaaaaaaaattaaggaagtTAAAAACCTGTTTTTATTGCCATAGTAACCGACCCGTTCCTTTTAGCTCTCCACAGCATTAGTAACTCTAATAATGAGACAATTAGTAACCTTTAcaaggtttgaaaaaaaaaaaaaagaaaataaagaaaactaattattaTAGTCGACTCTCGAACCTTTATAAAAGTTAGTTCACTATTTTAAACTTTTGACGTTTTCATATTTTTGCAAACATTCATCCTTTGCTAAGTTCAAAATCTCGATCAAAGCACCTACTGGTGAAAGTTTTTTGGCATGGTAATCAGTACTACTTAACATACAAATGGatattaattttcataagagAGCCTGAAATCACACTTGAACTGTTGTTTTGAAAAAGGAGTCTGAAATGTACTTGGAAATATCGTTGGAAATAAATGTACTGAGAAGAGCTCATGTGCACGAGTAACTTTGGGTCAAAGGGCcagattaaaggggctaggtcacgcaattttaggcaatttcagcattgatcaaatggtcatagaattaactgaaatagcAAAATAatggttcaaaactatagaagaactcaaacaaaacacaggaaagcgaagaagggacaaggatggacaaaactggggaggatttaaatggattgcatttgggtaaatttgaaaaacgtcggtccaccttttttcaaaattatatcagtttttatcaaaatgtcatttaaacagctggaaaatcattcacAGTTGTTACGTGGACGTGATTTTGCAAACGGAAGACTCTGGCTcggccaatttgacgtttagagctcataactaacaaaattaaacaaaattaccgaaaacagcgtgacctagcccatTTAAGGTCGCCTCCTTCAACAGACATTCTTTTAGCTCATCACATTGCATGATGAACCAAAACAGGatcaataatatatatatatgtatatatatttttttttttttggggggggggggggcgggggagggggaggcttgcattaaaacaataaaTATCCGGtccactgaagcatgatacccATTGGATTATGGCATAATTTCTACCCGCGGATCGCTTATACACCCACCGTAGTATTTAGACAGAGATGGGGAAAAATTGTCAGCCCTTATGCACCTACAATCAGCGGCACCGGCGGCTTAgatggttgagcaccgggctgccacgcgggaagtcgtgagttcgactccggctggaccaacactcagggtcttataAAACaaatgaggagaaagtgctgcctttgtaattacacccgcaaatggttaggctttcaagtcttctcggataaagactattaaccgtaggccccgtctcacaaatatcttccatgttcattagttccctgtggggcGTGGGACACACTAATCGAGGAGAGTatgggatgaagttcccggtgttgtggctgtcctttgcgagtgtatgggtgggtgggtgtaGCAAGTCCACATCAGCTTAATAGCtgccaaacaaataaataacaaacaaacaagcaaaagaccactttcgatatattaaaattcagtcctaaacaaaaggctctggggaataaatataaggatttgtatgagtttattccccagagcctcgagatgatgtcttttatttaggactgaattttaatatatcgaaagtgggctattcacCTTTTTAAGTTGGTGTTCCTACTTACTTTGAATAACTGCCCCTCCCCTAAGAACAATGttgtaaatagtgtaaagaAATTCCCTGgcctattttttaattttgacagttctgattggtttatgaCGTCTGAGAGATTTTCAGGTCTATTCTGGCGTTTCCGCCCCAACTACTGATGACTTAAATTCCAAATtccaaattaataataatcataatattCATTATTGTGAAAAGTATCACTCCCAGTTTAGTTCCGTGAGGCAAACCTCCCTTGAGGAATTTCCAATCTGATAATGTTGCACCAATTCAAACAGCCTGCCGTTTATCTGTTAGAAACGCAGCAATCCAGCTGATGAGCGCCGGGTGAACCTCTAGTTTTTGCAActcattcaataaaattttatgGCCAATTAGATCAAAGCCTTTCGAAAAGTTAGCGAAGAAGATCCGGGCACCATCTAC
The genomic region above belongs to Montipora capricornis isolate CH-2021 chromosome 5, ASM3666992v2, whole genome shotgun sequence and contains:
- the LOC138049784 gene encoding uro-adherence factor A-like isoform X4: MMAKMRFTGWDRRRHHSEKARPSSTKNRVQKGSYIFDTEFASSSVPIQGTKHVTLPTNSKDMDPKGAASLLENRRVSASVSEIRDLYSALQELVPGNAASSLSHQVVPEEENPRGGVSSNQSSPRPRRRSLRNSMTEQGVTRSTNSEEESLSMRVRRLLPVLPHSPSSLRKFNPKNNQALDVNDNQSATKGKRTPDMERRGSSGEVTIDTKTNPIGRPNMGRRVSSGDVLLGGRNNENKEPKTNLAMVRSASSIDIYRGGEERKSKTKPPSLLKLDRFFNPRLMAGRGSEGLVIQPKTNKQEKKPSPLKMRRSGSSSDTLETETTNTTRISQSPLTSPSQNEELTTAEQPQNTVHSSPRQKPLKNALNKFSEFLKEKTPSPSPEPKEPTADIQEAISQSDVVDGLAKPKPLIRLESQMDLLLNSLNDLQGSPKEKLHVSNSDPLRQLDQRRASLGTEMQKLLGALKDLCPSSDSDSLGEHELRSRNGSVSCERMTVERESLDELEAYFTGKLRDATKAGDRASKTPSERSSECEVVQSDKEDGEGNETSLVLSNKRTSLIVGSVDEGIDLTDHPINTSVKRPQSQKDRDRFANQVNKKLQDWLEKAMILAQKEKENLKTNENFTNSESEEFKFDSHDSDESDSKDKEPQKLRRNLFNKLSFLRRGEKSRWKHRHRRTRSMHDVTISLEKEQESQDGEEGKESETTTADVERKSSTVTRSRSMHTVVQTRNKHRSRKEVNEAEDVMAAETDTSLQSTAKGSEHARAELGAPRSSNDLGEETAYVETPKGITTPRSQQPESKNLNGSMSKKRLGRLPTDLPLFYHPREQNSGDTQENPQQTTTESPSLNRKKLFSQNGVIYTGMEDSFYTEKKSGDKKLKKTASNAVPYPRILVNESSNYFFGDRYVGEVTLVYPSLSPPGSLRRCTSMDSFLHTKDLHDCQGPESSRSYQYGNDLLPDDAGSNHMFRPLSDDQAIHSPTQAHIWDTEVTI
- the LOC138049784 gene encoding uro-adherence factor A-like isoform X6, producing MDPKGAASLLENRRVSASVSEIRDLYSALQELVPGNAASSLSHQVVPEEENPRGGVSSNQSSPRPRRRSLRNSMTEQGVTRSTNSEEESLSMRVRRLLPVLPHSPSSLRKFNPKNNQALDVNDNQSATKGKRTPDMERRGSSGEVTIDTKTNPIGRPNMGRRVSSGDVLLGGRNNENKEPKTNLAMVRSASSIDIYRGGEERKSKTKPPSLLKLDRFFNPRLMAGRGSEGLVIQPKTNKQEKKPSPLKMRRSGSSSDTLETETTNTTRISQSPLTSPSQNEELTTAEQPQNTVHSSPRQKPLKNALNKFSEFLKEKTPSPSPEPKEPTADIQEAISQSDVVDGLAKPKPLIRLESQMDLLLNSLNDLQGSPKEKLHVSNSDPLRQLDQRRASLGTEMQKLLGALKDLCPSSDSDSLGEHELRSRNGSVSCERMTVERESLDELEAYFTGKLRDATKAGDRASKTPSERSSECEVVQSDKEDGEGNETSLVLSNKRTSLIVGSVDEGIDLTDHPINTSVKRPQSQKDRDRFANQVNKKLQDWLEKAMILAQKEKENLKTNENFTNSESEEFKFDSHDSDESDSKDKEPQKLRRNLFNKLSFLRRGEKSRWKHRHRRTRSMHDVTISLEKEQESQDGEEGKESETTTADVERKSSTVTRSRSMHTVVQTRNKHRSRKEVNEAEDVMAAETDTSLQSTAKGSEHARAELGAPRSSNDLGEETAYVETPKGITTPRSQQPESKNLNGSMSKKRLGRLPTDLPLFYHPREQNSGDTQENPQQTTTESPSLNRKKLFSQNGVIYTGMEDSFYTEKKSGDKKLKKTASNAVPYPRILVNESSNYFFGDRYVGEVTLVYPSLSPPGSLRRCTSMDSFLHTKDLHDCQGPESSRSYQYGNDLLPDDAGSNHMFRPLSDDQAIHSPTQAHIWDTEVTI
- the LOC138049784 gene encoding uro-adherence factor A-like isoform X2; translated protein: MRASGMFLNSCCPLLILPQDLKKSSKRKNSKDKMVAVEDNSNSVEMKEFASSSVPIQGTKHVTLPTNSKDMDPKGAASLLENRRVSASVSEIRDLYSALQELVPGNAASSLSHQVVPEEENPRGGVSSNQSSPRPRRRSLRNSMTEQGVTRSTNSEEESLSMRVRRLLPVLPHSPSSLRKFNPKNNQALDVNDNQSATKGKRTPDMERRGSSGEVTIDTKTNPIGRPNMGRRVSSGDVLLGGRNNENKEPKTNLAMVRSASSIDIYRGGEERKSKTKPPSLLKLDRFFNPRLMAGRGSEGLVIQPKTNKQEKKPSPLKMRRSGSSSDTLETETTNTTRISQSPLTSPSQNEELTTAEQPQNTVHSSPRQKPLKNALNKFSEFLKEKTPSPSPEPKEPTADIQEAISQSDVVDGLAKPKPLIRLESQMDLLLNSLNDLQGSPKEKLHVSNSDPLRQLDQRRASLGTEMQKLLGALKDLCPSSDSDSLGEHELRSRNGSVSCERMTVERESLDELEAYFTGKLRDATKAGDRASKTPSERSSECEVVQSDKEDGEGNETSLVLSNKRTSLIVGSVDEGIDLTDHPINTSVKRPQSQKDRDRFANQVNKKLQDWLEKAMILAQKEKENLKTNENFTNSESEEFKFDSHDSDESDSKDKEPQKLRRNLFNKLSFLRRGEKSRWKHRHRRTRSMHDVTISLEKEQESQDGEEGKESETTTADVERKSSTVTRSRSMHTVVQTRNKHRSRKEVNEAEDVMAAETDTSLQSTAKGSEHARAELGAPRSSNDLGEETAYVETPKGITTPRSQQPESKNLNGSMSKKRLGRLPTDLPLFYHPREQNSGDTQENPQQTTTESPSLNRKKLFSQNGVIYTGMEDSFYTEKKSGDKKLKKTASNAVPYPRILVNESSNYFFGDRYVGEVTLVYPSLSPPGSLRRCTSMDSFLHTKDLHDCQGPESSRSYQYGNDLLPDDAGSNHMFRPLSDDQAIHSPTQAHIWDTEVTI
- the LOC138049784 gene encoding uro-adherence factor A-like isoform X5, which encodes MGWTAFCPCKKSSKRKNSKDKMVAVEDNSNSVEMKEFASSSVPIQGTKHVTLPTNSKDMDPKGAASLLENRRVSASVSEIRDLYSALQELVPGNAASSLSHQVVPEEENPRGGVSSNQSSPRPRRRSLRNSMTEQGVTRSTNSEEESLSMRVRRLLPVLPHSPSSLRKFNPKNNQALDVNDNQSATKGKRTPDMERRGSSGEVTIDTKTNPIGRPNMGRRVSSGDVLLGGRNNENKEPKTNLAMVRSASSIDIYRGGEERKSKTKPPSLLKLDRFFNPRLMAGRGSEGLVIQPKTNKQEKKPSPLKMRRSGSSSDTLETETTNTTRISQSPLTSPSQNEELTTAEQPQNTVHSSPRQKPLKNALNKFSEFLKEKTPSPSPEPKEPTADIQEAISQSDVVDGLAKPKPLIRLESQMDLLLNSLNDLQGSPKEKLHVSNSDPLRQLDQRRASLGTEMQKLLGALKDLCPSSDSDSLGEHELRSRNGSVSCERMTVERESLDELEAYFTGKLRDATKAGDRASKTPSERSSECEVVQSDKEDGEGNETSLVLSNKRTSLIVGSVDEGIDLTDHPINTSVKRPQSQKDRDRFANQVNKKLQDWLEKAMILAQKEKENLKTNENFTNSESEEFKFDSHDSDESDSKDKEPQKLRRNLFNKLSFLRRGEKSRWKHRHRRTRSMHDVTISLEKEQESQDGEEGKESETTTADVERKSSTVTRSRSMHTVVQTRNKHRSRKEVNEAEDVMAAETDTSLQSTAKGSEHARAELGAPRSSNDLGEETAYVETPKGITTPRSQQPESKNLNGSMSKKRLGRLPTDLPLFYHPREQNSGDTQENPQQTTTESPSLNRKKLFSQNGVIYTGMEDSFYTEKKSGDKKLKKTASNAVPYPRILVNESSNYFFGDRYVGEVTLVYPSLSPPGSLRRCTSMDSFLHTKDLHDCQGPESSRSYQYGNDLLPDDAGSNHMFRPLSDDQAIHSPTQAHIWDTEVTI
- the LOC138049784 gene encoding uro-adherence factor A-like isoform X1, whose amino-acid sequence is MMKTWFKGPLLPSKPSFKFRKLKKSSKRKNSKDKMVAVEDNSNSVEMKEFASSSVPIQGTKHVTLPTNSKDMDPKGAASLLENRRVSASVSEIRDLYSALQELVPGNAASSLSHQVVPEEENPRGGVSSNQSSPRPRRRSLRNSMTEQGVTRSTNSEEESLSMRVRRLLPVLPHSPSSLRKFNPKNNQALDVNDNQSATKGKRTPDMERRGSSGEVTIDTKTNPIGRPNMGRRVSSGDVLLGGRNNENKEPKTNLAMVRSASSIDIYRGGEERKSKTKPPSLLKLDRFFNPRLMAGRGSEGLVIQPKTNKQEKKPSPLKMRRSGSSSDTLETETTNTTRISQSPLTSPSQNEELTTAEQPQNTVHSSPRQKPLKNALNKFSEFLKEKTPSPSPEPKEPTADIQEAISQSDVVDGLAKPKPLIRLESQMDLLLNSLNDLQGSPKEKLHVSNSDPLRQLDQRRASLGTEMQKLLGALKDLCPSSDSDSLGEHELRSRNGSVSCERMTVERESLDELEAYFTGKLRDATKAGDRASKTPSERSSECEVVQSDKEDGEGNETSLVLSNKRTSLIVGSVDEGIDLTDHPINTSVKRPQSQKDRDRFANQVNKKLQDWLEKAMILAQKEKENLKTNENFTNSESEEFKFDSHDSDESDSKDKEPQKLRRNLFNKLSFLRRGEKSRWKHRHRRTRSMHDVTISLEKEQESQDGEEGKESETTTADVERKSSTVTRSRSMHTVVQTRNKHRSRKEVNEAEDVMAAETDTSLQSTAKGSEHARAELGAPRSSNDLGEETAYVETPKGITTPRSQQPESKNLNGSMSKKRLGRLPTDLPLFYHPREQNSGDTQENPQQTTTESPSLNRKKLFSQNGVIYTGMEDSFYTEKKSGDKKLKKTASNAVPYPRILVNESSNYFFGDRYVGEVTLVYPSLSPPGSLRRCTSMDSFLHTKDLHDCQGPESSRSYQYGNDLLPDDAGSNHMFRPLSDDQAIHSPTQAHIWDTEVTI
- the LOC138049784 gene encoding uro-adherence factor A-like isoform X3; translated protein: MTKLNSRNVKAKRTKSSKRKNSKDKMVAVEDNSNSVEMKEFASSSVPIQGTKHVTLPTNSKDMDPKGAASLLENRRVSASVSEIRDLYSALQELVPGNAASSLSHQVVPEEENPRGGVSSNQSSPRPRRRSLRNSMTEQGVTRSTNSEEESLSMRVRRLLPVLPHSPSSLRKFNPKNNQALDVNDNQSATKGKRTPDMERRGSSGEVTIDTKTNPIGRPNMGRRVSSGDVLLGGRNNENKEPKTNLAMVRSASSIDIYRGGEERKSKTKPPSLLKLDRFFNPRLMAGRGSEGLVIQPKTNKQEKKPSPLKMRRSGSSSDTLETETTNTTRISQSPLTSPSQNEELTTAEQPQNTVHSSPRQKPLKNALNKFSEFLKEKTPSPSPEPKEPTADIQEAISQSDVVDGLAKPKPLIRLESQMDLLLNSLNDLQGSPKEKLHVSNSDPLRQLDQRRASLGTEMQKLLGALKDLCPSSDSDSLGEHELRSRNGSVSCERMTVERESLDELEAYFTGKLRDATKAGDRASKTPSERSSECEVVQSDKEDGEGNETSLVLSNKRTSLIVGSVDEGIDLTDHPINTSVKRPQSQKDRDRFANQVNKKLQDWLEKAMILAQKEKENLKTNENFTNSESEEFKFDSHDSDESDSKDKEPQKLRRNLFNKLSFLRRGEKSRWKHRHRRTRSMHDVTISLEKEQESQDGEEGKESETTTADVERKSSTVTRSRSMHTVVQTRNKHRSRKEVNEAEDVMAAETDTSLQSTAKGSEHARAELGAPRSSNDLGEETAYVETPKGITTPRSQQPESKNLNGSMSKKRLGRLPTDLPLFYHPREQNSGDTQENPQQTTTESPSLNRKKLFSQNGVIYTGMEDSFYTEKKSGDKKLKKTASNAVPYPRILVNESSNYFFGDRYVGEVTLVYPSLSPPGSLRRCTSMDSFLHTKDLHDCQGPESSRSYQYGNDLLPDDAGSNHMFRPLSDDQAIHSPTQAHIWDTEVTI